Proteins co-encoded in one Megalops cyprinoides isolate fMegCyp1 chromosome 1, fMegCyp1.pri, whole genome shotgun sequence genomic window:
- the LOC118781740 gene encoding keratin, type I cytoskeletal 19-like isoform X1 has protein sequence MSVKVSRGTTFSSSSMRSGGFSSGSLLGSGFSSSSGNYLGQGESYTSTSRRAASVYGDAGSYGTRMSRSVSSFSMAAPNSEFSLSANEKLTMQNLNDRLATYLEKVRSLEVANRKLELQIQEFFEKRSPVRAKDLTGYFTTIAELRKKISESYVGQAQITLKVDNARLAAEDFRIKYESEMNMRKMAEGDVARMRKVLDELTMTRSDLEMQFEGLKEELIFLKKSHEEDVQVLRAQQSGAVNVEMDCAGSADLVKELQDMREQYEAQIERNRKEAEIWFQGKVEGLNCQMTTSTKDIKVSQTELTDLKRSYQNLEIELQGLYTQKLHLEKSMADVTERYSLQLSQLQLRINSMEAELQQLTVSIQQQASEYRLLLDIKMRLELEIAEYRRLLDGDAVSTSVVSTNISTTTVQKEVLVKETVEEVEEHNPHIQRRVKVIVEEMVDGQVVSRSEEENVQDVTKP, from the exons ATGTCTGTCAAAGTTAGCCGAGGCACtaccttcagctcctccagcatgcGCAGCGGCGGATTCAGCTCAGGCAGCCTGCTTGGAAGTGGGTTTAGTTCTTCTAGCGGGAATTATCTCGGGCAGGGGGAAAGCTATACCTCTACTAGCAGGCGTGCGGCCAGTGTTTATGGGGATGCAGGTAGCTACGGCACCCGCATGTCCAGATCAGTGTCCTCCTTCTCCATGGCTGCACCAAACTCCGAGTTCTCCTTGAGCGCTAACGAGAAACTGACCATGCAAAACCTCAATGACCGCTTGGCTACCTACTTGGAGAAG GTGCGCTCCCTTGAGGTGGCCAACAGGAAGCTCGAGCTGCAGATTCAAGAGTTCTTTGAAAAGAGATCCCCAGTTAGAGCTAAGGACCTGACTGGCTACTTCACCACCATTGCAGAACTCCGTAAAAAG ATCAGTGAAAGTTATGTTGGCCAAGCCCAGATAACACTGAAAGTAGACAACGCCAGGCTTGCAGCTGAAGACTTTCGTATTAA GTACGAGTCGGAGATGAACATGCGCAAGATGGCGGAAGGGGATGTGGCCCGTATGAGGAAGGTTCTGGACGAGCTGACCATGACCCGGTCGGACTTGGAGATGCAGTTTGAGGGGCTGAAAGAGGAGCTCATCTTCCTGAAGAAGAGCCACGAGGAG GATGTGCAGGTGCTGCGTGCTCAGCAGAGTGGTGCGGTCAATGTGGAGATGGACTGTGCAGGTTCGGCCGACCTAGTCAAGGAGCTGCAGGACATGCGGGAGCAGTACGAGGCGCAGATTGAGCGCAACCGCAAGGAGGCTGAGATCTGGTTCCAGGGCAAG GTTGAAGGGCTGAATTGCCAGATGACCACCAGCACCAAAGATATCAAGGTATCACAGACAGAACTAACTGATCTGAAGCGCTCATACCAGAACTTGGAAATCGAGCTGCAGGGCCTCTATACTCAG AAATTGCATTTGGAGAAGAGCATGGCTGACGTGACAGAGCGTTACAGCCTGCAGCTcagtcagctgcagctgcgCATTAACAGCAtggaggcagagctgcagcagctgaccGTGAGCATTCAGCAGCAGGCCTCCGAGTACAGACTTCTGCTGGACATAAAGATgaggctggagctggagatCGCCGAATACAGGAGGCTGCTGGACGGGGATGCTGTCAG CACCAGTGTAGTGTCCACCAACATAAGCACAACCACCGTGCAAAAGGAAGTGTTAGTGAAGGAGACGGTTGAAGAAGTGGAGG AACACAATCCTCATATCCAGAGAAGAGTGAAGGTCATAGTGGAAGAGATGGTGGATGGACAGGTGGTGTCCCGTTCTGAGGAGGAGAATGTCCAGGATGTGACCAAGCCTTGA
- the LOC118781740 gene encoding keratin, type I cytoskeletal 42-like isoform X2: MSVKVSRGTTFSSSSMRSGGFSSGSLLGSGFSSSSGNYLGQGESYTSTSRRAASVYGDAGSYGTRMSRSVSSFSMAAPNSEFSLSANEKLTMQNLNDRLATYLEKVRSLEVANRKLELQIQEFFEKRSPVRAKDLTGYFTTIAELRKKISESYVGQAQITLKVDNARLAAEDFRIKYESEMNMRKMAEGDVARMRKVLDELTMTRSDLEMQFEGLKEELIFLKKSHEEDVQVLRAQQSGAVNVEMDCAGSADLVKELQDMREQYEAQIERNRKEAEIWFQGKVEGLNCQMTTSTKDIKVSQTELTDLKRSYQNLEIELQGLYTQKLHLEKSMADVTERYSLQLSQLQLRINSMEAELQQLTVSIQQQASEYRLLLDIKMRLELEIAEYRRLLDGDAVR, from the exons ATGTCTGTCAAAGTTAGCCGAGGCACtaccttcagctcctccagcatgcGCAGCGGCGGATTCAGCTCAGGCAGCCTGCTTGGAAGTGGGTTTAGTTCTTCTAGCGGGAATTATCTCGGGCAGGGGGAAAGCTATACCTCTACTAGCAGGCGTGCGGCCAGTGTTTATGGGGATGCAGGTAGCTACGGCACCCGCATGTCCAGATCAGTGTCCTCCTTCTCCATGGCTGCACCAAACTCCGAGTTCTCCTTGAGCGCTAACGAGAAACTGACCATGCAAAACCTCAATGACCGCTTGGCTACCTACTTGGAGAAG GTGCGCTCCCTTGAGGTGGCCAACAGGAAGCTCGAGCTGCAGATTCAAGAGTTCTTTGAAAAGAGATCCCCAGTTAGAGCTAAGGACCTGACTGGCTACTTCACCACCATTGCAGAACTCCGTAAAAAG ATCAGTGAAAGTTATGTTGGCCAAGCCCAGATAACACTGAAAGTAGACAACGCCAGGCTTGCAGCTGAAGACTTTCGTATTAA GTACGAGTCGGAGATGAACATGCGCAAGATGGCGGAAGGGGATGTGGCCCGTATGAGGAAGGTTCTGGACGAGCTGACCATGACCCGGTCGGACTTGGAGATGCAGTTTGAGGGGCTGAAAGAGGAGCTCATCTTCCTGAAGAAGAGCCACGAGGAG GATGTGCAGGTGCTGCGTGCTCAGCAGAGTGGTGCGGTCAATGTGGAGATGGACTGTGCAGGTTCGGCCGACCTAGTCAAGGAGCTGCAGGACATGCGGGAGCAGTACGAGGCGCAGATTGAGCGCAACCGCAAGGAGGCTGAGATCTGGTTCCAGGGCAAG GTTGAAGGGCTGAATTGCCAGATGACCACCAGCACCAAAGATATCAAGGTATCACAGACAGAACTAACTGATCTGAAGCGCTCATACCAGAACTTGGAAATCGAGCTGCAGGGCCTCTATACTCAG AAATTGCATTTGGAGAAGAGCATGGCTGACGTGACAGAGCGTTACAGCCTGCAGCTcagtcagctgcagctgcgCATTAACAGCAtggaggcagagctgcagcagctgaccGTGAGCATTCAGCAGCAGGCCTCCGAGTACAGACTTCTGCTGGACATAAAGATgaggctggagctggagatCGCCGAATACAGGAGGCTGCTGGACGGGGATGCTGTCAGGTGA